TGATAACGTGTAATGTTATTCATGTCATAGAAATTTGCATAGGCAAAGATAAACTTGTCAGCAGATATAAGCATCAGGAAGAGTAACACAGAGACAAGGACAGGCTTACGAGGGCGGAGTTTTTCAAGAAAACTCCTGTTCAAACTATGTGAAAAATATCTGTATAACCCCAGAAGTATTCCGAACTCAACCAACAGGATAAATAAAATCAGCAGTGCAGACATGATTAGTGTCTTTTTCCCTACCTGCACTGAATCTCCTGCCCCTTCAGTAGTCAGTGTATTTATCACTATCCCATTTATGTGAAACCGGAAGATCTCATATATGTGAACATCAACCAGCAGGAAAACCTGAAACAAGAACATTACAATCGGCGGGAGTGAGAAAAGCTGTATCGAAGATTTTATGAATCTGGTAAACGGCCATAGAAAAAGGCCTAATACTGCAATAAAGATTGCAAAGTTGGACAGGAATGCAATACGTGTATATACCCATGCCTGAAAATCTATTGCAGAAGGGCCGTAGGAAAGGTACGGGTAAGAGATAATCAAAGAGATTATGTAATTGGCAACCAGGAAAGAGAAAAAGGTCTTTACCCTGATTTGTCTGCTTAAATGTCGGTCATCTTTAATCATCATTTTTGGGTTGGATTATAATATAGGAAATTAACTGTTAAATCAATTACAAATAGATTTTTATTCCCATTAACCTCTGAAATATGTATTATAATACCCGCCATGTTTAAGATACCTTTTTCCATACCGAGGCTGGGGCCGGGTTTCAGGAGTGTAGACATGGGGGTAATATTGTTTATCCTTGCCATGTTGTACCTGATTGTATATGTGGCATCAGGCTGGAGCGGGGATATCGGTTCAATTGTCATTGACCTGTCGCCGGTAAATCTCCCGTATTATTCGTTAAACTCTATTTTCAGGATATTGGCGGCTTATATACTCTCACTTGGATTCTCCATCTGGTATGGTTATACAGCAAACAAGAGCAGGTCAAATGAACAGATTATGATTCCCCTCCTTGATATACTTCAGTCCATACCTGTACTGTCATTTCTGCCTGGTGTTACGCTTGCCATGATAGCCCTCTTCCCTCACAGCAGGGTTGGCCTTGAGTTGTCGGCGATCATTCTTATATTCACCGGCCAGGTATGGAACATGGCATTCAGTTACTATAACTCCATAAATACACTGCCCAAAGACCTGACAGAGGTATCTGTTCTATACAGGCTGTCGAGACTCCAGAAGTTCATCAGGCTTGAACTGCCGTTCAGTGCAATAGGGCTTGTGTGGAACAGCATGATGTCTGTTGCCGGAGGTTGGTTCTTCCTGATGGCATGTGAGATGTTTGTTTTAAAGGATAGGGACTTCAGATTACCGGGCTTAGGTTCTTATATTCATACTGCGGCAGATGCAGGGGATATTCTGCATGTATTCTATGGACTTGGTGCAATGGTGATAATAATTATACTGCTCGATACTATTATATGGCGGCCGCTTGTGGCATGGACACAGAAGTTCAGGTTTGAAACCATAGCAGGAGAGGAAGAGAAGGAATCATTCATATTGGATGTCATAAGAAGGTCTGCCATTGTGGAGAAGATTAACATTTATGCATCTAAAATGGGAGAGCGGATAGACAGGCTTTTTATGGCAGAAAGAAAAGAACATTCATGGATTAAGTCTGCAATAAGATTGATTGTCCAGTTATTGGTAATCTCCCTGGTGATATTACTGATTGTCAGGGCTGTCGTCTTTCTGAGCGGTATTACTATGCCTGAGATTCTTACAATAATTAAGGGGGTCGTATATTCCCTGCTCAGGACATCAGCCTCTATTGCACTTGCAGCTATCTGGACAGTACCATTAGGGGTTTTGATAGGGATGAATGCCCGTGCCGCAAGATTCCTCCAGCCCTTAGTCCAGATAGCTGCATCCATACCGGCCACTGCACTTTTTCCTGCTATTATATTAGTATTGATACGTATTGGAGGCGGGCTTGATATAGGCGCAATATTCCTTATGCTGATGGGCACACAATGGTATATACTCTTTAATGTAATTGCAGGGGCATCGTCAATACCACACGAGTTACGGGAGGCATCAAGTATATATGGACTCAGGGGCATAAGAAAGTGGAAGGTATTGATTCTTCCCGGCATCTTCCCGTATCTTATTACAGGTTTTATTACAGCAACAGGCGGGGCATGGAATGCAACTATAGTCTCCGAATATGTTACCTTTGCAGGTAGAACGATAACGACACCTGGGCTTGGCTCAGCCATAAGCACTGCATCCGCGTCCGGTGATTTCAGGATGCTCCTCGCAAGCACAATTGCAATGGCATTAGTAGTGGTAAGTATAAACAGACTTCTATGGAAGAGGCTGTTTATACTTGCTCAGGAGAAGTATAGATTGGATTGAAGAAAAATAGGTGATAGGTAGTAAGGCTGAAGATAGAAGAAAATGAGCGGGACAAGAATGTCCCGCCTATCGTTAATTTTAATCTGGATAGGCGGGGTTTTCTTACCCCGCCGGAAGGGATTTTCGGATGAAATAGAATGAGCGTTATCTTAGAAACCAAAAAACTCTTTAAATCATACCCAATGGGTAGCGGCAAAAGCCTTAGCGTGCTTGAGGATATTAATATCAAGGTTGAGGAGGGAGAGATTGTGTCAATCCTCGGCCCAACCGGCGCAGGAAAGTCCTCCCTGCTTAGAATACTTGCCGGCCTTGCCAAACCATCTGAGGGCGATGTGCTTTATCATGGAGTACCGCTTGAAAAGACTAAGCCTAATGTAGCAATGGTATTTCAGAACTTTGCAATATTCCCATGGCTTACAGTCCTTGAGAATGTGGAAGTCGGGCTAAAGGCAAAAGGTGTC
This portion of the Nitrospirota bacterium genome encodes:
- a CDS encoding ABC transporter permease subunit, translated to MFKIPFSIPRLGPGFRSVDMGVILFILAMLYLIVYVASGWSGDIGSIVIDLSPVNLPYYSLNSIFRILAAYILSLGFSIWYGYTANKSRSNEQIMIPLLDILQSIPVLSFLPGVTLAMIALFPHSRVGLELSAIILIFTGQVWNMAFSYYNSINTLPKDLTEVSVLYRLSRLQKFIRLELPFSAIGLVWNSMMSVAGGWFFLMACEMFVLKDRDFRLPGLGSYIHTAADAGDILHVFYGLGAMVIIIILLDTIIWRPLVAWTQKFRFETIAGEEEKESFILDVIRRSAIVEKINIYASKMGERIDRLFMAERKEHSWIKSAIRLIVQLLVISLVILLIVRAVVFLSGITMPEILTIIKGVVYSLLRTSASIALAAIWTVPLGVLIGMNARAARFLQPLVQIAASIPATALFPAIILVLIRIGGGLDIGAIFLMLMGTQWYILFNVIAGASSIPHELREASSIYGLRGIRKWKVLILPGIFPYLITGFITATGGAWNATIVSEYVTFAGRTITTPGLGSAISTASASGDFRMLLASTIAMALVVVSINRLLWKRLFILAQEKYRLD